From one Mytilus trossulus isolate FHL-02 chromosome 10, PNRI_Mtr1.1.1.hap1, whole genome shotgun sequence genomic stretch:
- the LOC134686419 gene encoding uncharacterized protein LOC134686419 — translation MSKYEELNKAGPEQQNCGLAVDVIYIDTFDTARSLQSIACSSGTSMRSIALGGGELQLKSRIINGSFNRGYCMQIFRSEAIYNCNMNDQIDTVGADSDWIETTGTQHSSFDACKIYCLQTEACKAVHYDSKYCFVYNKITTVQQKADSIYSRKDCVDTQSKWTF, via the exons ATGTCTAAATACGAAGAACTAAACAAAGCGGGCCCAGAACAACAGAACTGTGGACTTGCAGTcgatgttatatatatagatacattTGACACAGCTAGATCTCTTCAGTCGATTGCATGTAGCAGTGGCACTAGTATGAGATCTATTGCGCTAGGAGGAGGTGAATTGCAACTAAAATCAAGGATTATAAATGGCAGCTTCAATAGGGGATattgtatgcaaatatttagAA GTGAAGCAATTTACAACTGTAATATGAACGACCAGATAGATACAGTTGGTGCAGATAGTGATTGGATAGAAACAACTGGTACACAACACTCATCATTTGATGCATGTAAAATATACTGCCTGCAAACAGAGGCTTGCAAAGCTGTTCATTATGATTCTAAATATTGTTTCGTGTACAACAAAATCACAACAGTACAGCAAAAAGCTGATTCAATTTACTCACGGAAGGATTGTGTTGACACTCAAAGCAAGTGGAcattttag